From a region of the Kwoniella mangroviensis CBS 8507 chromosome 1 map unlocalized Ctg01, whole genome shotgun sequence genome:
- a CDS encoding pre-mRNA-splicing factor CWC22 has product MPRSPSPSRSPSPSLSRSPARSYTRSVSPRRRSITPDDVPVSKRKRSPSPNPRDRSPSPPTRRRRNSVSPPPAGVRGPNDIDAPRVMDIDPNRRRAREAAMLEQSIQSELTKSNGNGVVAVNGGSGRADEVAKAEFAKLIGSRSGGAYIPPAKLRAMQAEAAKDKTSTEFQRLSWDALKKSINGMINKVNVSNIKHVVPELFGENLIRGKGLFARSIMRAQASSLPFTPVFAALVAIVNTKLPQVGELVLIRLISQFRRAYKRNDKTVCHATSTFIAHLCNQYVAHEIVALQILLLCLDRPTDDSIEVAVGFMREVGLFLSENSPKANNTVFERFRAVLHEGAISKRCQYMIEVLFQVRKDKYKDNPSIPEGLDLVEEEEQITHRVTLDDELQVQESLNLFKVDPNYLENEKRYEEIKKEILGDSDDESGSESGSYDSESDDDEDEDVAPEKAGIADMTETNLINLRRTIYLTIMNSLNFEEAVHKLMKINIPDGREMVLCEMIVECCSQERSYSNFYGLIGERFCKLNRVWTDNFQESFAKYYDTIHRYETNKLRNIGRFFGHLLASDAISWGVLSVVHMNEEETTSSSRIFIKILMQEMVEEMGLNRLVERFKIPDLKMAFNGMFPMDNPKNTRFSINYFTSIGLGKVTEEMRTYLANAPKLLAAQQAAMLADASSSSDSDSSSDSDSDTTSSSDSDSDSDSDSDDSRPRRRRRYSSDSRSRSPPARRRRYASDSRSRSPPPKRRDSPSRSPVRRRRYSDESASRSPPPRRRYTPSPSRSRSPPRRRRDSASPSPPPRRRDDSPRRRDSPPPRRRRDSSTPPRRR; this is encoded by the exons ATGCCTCGTTCTCCCTCACCATCTCgttcaccttctccttccctctctcgtTCGCCTGCTCGTTCATACACCAGATCTGTCTCacctcgaagaagaagcataACGCCAGACGATGTACCTGTGtcgaaaaggaaaag ATCCCCTTCACCAAACCCCCGAGACCGTTCCCCCTCCCCACCAACCCGTCGTCGTCGAAACTCcgtctctcctcctccagcaggTGTAAGAGGTCCCAATGACATAGATGCCCCCCGAGTGATGGACATAGACCCAaatagaagaagagcaaggGAAGCAGCAATGTTGGAACAATCCATTCAATCCGAATTAACCAAatcaaatgggaatggcGTGGTAGCTGTGaatggtggaagtggaagggcAGACGAGGTTGCCAAAGCGGAATTCGCCAAATTGATAGGATCCAGGTCGGGTGGAGCTTATATCCCACCGGCGAAGCTTAGAGCAATGCAAGCTGAAGCTGCGAAAGATAAGACTTCAACTGAGTTTCAAAGATTATCTTGGGAtgcgttgaagaagagtatcaATGGTATGATCAACAAG GTGAACGTCTCAAACATCAAGCATGTCGTACCGGAATTATTCGGTGAAAATCTAATCAGAGGAAAAGGTTTATTCGCAAGATCAATCATGCGGGCTCAAGCCTCCTCGTTACCTTTCACCCCCGTCTTCGCAGCTCTTGTAGCCATCGTCAATACGAAGTTACCTCAAGTCGGTGAATTGGTTCTGATCAGGTTGATAAGTCAGTTCAGGAGGGCTTATAAGAGGAAcgacaag ACCGTCTGTCACGCCACATCGACGTTCATCGCTCATCTTTGTAATCAATACGTCGCCCATGAGATTGTCGCCTTGCAAATACTGCTATTATGTCTAGATAGACCCACGGATGACTCGATCGAGGTAGCAGTAGGGTTCATGCGGGAAGTCGGATTGTTCTTATCTGAAAATTCACCAAAGGCAAACAACACTGTATTCGAAAGGTTCAGAGCGGTCTTACATGAAGGTGCGATTAGCAAACGATGTCAATATATGATCGAAGTCTTGTTCCAAGTTAGAAAAGATAAATATAAAGATAATCCATCTATACCTGAGGGACTGGAtctggtagaggaggaagaacagatCACGCATAGAGTGACgctggatgatgaattgCAAGTTCAGGAATCGCTTA ACTTGTTCAAAGTTGATCCGAATTACCTGGAAAATGAAAAACGATAcgaagaaatcaagaaagagatacTTGGCGATTCAGATGACGAGTCCGGTTCGGAATCCGGTTCATACGATTctgaatcggatgatgatgaagatgaagatgtggcACCCGAGAAAGCTGGTATTGCGGATATGACTGAGAcgaatttgatcaatttgagaAGAACTATCTATCTGACCATCATGAACTCG CTCAACTTCGAGGAAGCCGTCCACaaattgatgaagatcaatATCCCCGACGGAAGAGAG ATGGTCTTATGCGAGATGATAGTCGAATGTTGTTCTCAAGAACGATCCTATTCAAACTTCTATGGCCTCATCGGAGAAAGGTTCTGTAAACTCAATAGAGTCTGGACTGACAATTTTCAAGAATCTTTTGCTAAATATTACGATACGATTCATCGGTATGAGACCAACAAATTACGAAATATCGGACGATTCTTCGGTCATCTCCTCGCGTCCGATGCCATCTCATGGGGAGTATTGAGTGTAGTTCAcatgaatgaagaagagactACATCAAGTTCAAGAATTTTCATCAAGATTTTGATGCAAGAGATGGTcgaggagatgggattgaatAGATTAGTTGAAAGGTTCAAGATACCCGATCTCAAAATGGCTTTCAATGGAATGTTCCCTATGGATAATCCTAAGAATACTCGATTCTCCATCAATTACTTCACTTCAATCGGTTTAGGAAAAGTAACCGAGGAAATGAGGACTTATCTCGCCAATGCACCGAAATTGTTGGCTGCTCAACAGGCTGCGATGTTGGCTGATgcctcttcgtcttcggaCTCCGATTCGAGTTCTGACTCGGATTCAGATACTACCTCGTCGTCTGATTCGGACAGCGATAGTGATTCCGATAGTGATGATTCGAGaccaaggagaaggagacGATATAGTTCAGATTCGAGATCTAGATCACCACCAGCTAGACGAAGGAGATATGCATCGGATTCAAGATCTAGATCACCGCCACcaaaaagaagagatagtCCATCTAGATCACcggtcagaagaagaaggtactCAGACGAGAGTGCTTCGCGTTCGCCTCCACctagaagaagatatacaCCTTCGCCTTCCAGGAGTCGATCACCCCCTAGACGGAGAAGGGACAGTGCCAGTCCCAGTCCGCCACCtagaagaagggatgattcGCCTCGACGAAGGGATTCACCGCCACctaggagaaggagagatagTTCGACTCCGCCtaggaggaggtag
- a CDS encoding AmmeMemoRadiSam system protein B, which produces MPASAREATHAGSWYSASELQLREQLSSNLSRVHPIPELEYDPPVLDSKAIIAPHAGYSYSGPTAAWAYASIPVNKIKRVFLLGPSHHAYIPGVALSNFKVYETPVGDINLDLKTIEELKSTGIFSTMKSSVDEDEHSLEMHLPYIRHVFKNKKDLSLVPILVGHPKSETLDELSKVLAKYWKDEDTFFIISSDFCHWGSRFSCTPYYPHAPPPPNPIPPVPHETLPASFGPPDLIKKFTSSHNNPRVPIWKSIQYMDHEGMDLLRHPAEEGAAEKWEAYLDRTKNTICGRNPITVLLHLIQHIYLTKPDSAKPVFTFVRYEQSSKCFDGKDSSVSYVSGVLRVPH; this is translated from the exons ATGCCAGCCAG CGCAAGAGAAGCGACCCACGCTGGGAGTTGGTACAGCGCTTCAG AATTACAACTTCGTGAACAACTTTCCAGCAACTTATCTAGAGTACATCCTATCCCGGAATTGGAGTATGATCCACCTGTACTAGACTCTAAAGCGATTATAGCTCCTCATGCGGGCTATAGCTATAGTGGTCCGACAGCTGCTTGGGCATATGCTAGTATACCTGTTAACAAGAT TAAACGAGTGTTCCTCCTCGGTCCATCGCATCATGCCTATATCCCTGGAGTAGCTTTATCGAATTTCAAGGTTTATGAAACTCCGGTTGGGGATATCAACTTGGATCTCAAGA CAATCGAAGAGCTAAAATCAACCGGGATATTTTCAACGATGAAATCATccgtagatgaagatgaacatagTTTGGAAATGCATTTACCATACATTCGACATGTCTTTAAGAA TAAGAAGGATCTTAGCTTGGTTCCCATCTTAGTTGGTCATCCGAAATCTGAAACTTTAGATGAGTTGAGTAAAGTCCTAGCTAAATattggaaagatgaggataCGTTCTTTATCATTTCGTCTGATTTCTGTCATTG GGGCTCGAGATTCTCTTGTACACCATATTATCCTCatgctcctccacctcccaatCCAATCCCACCAGTCCCTCATGAGACCCTCCCTGCATCCTTCGGACCTCCCGACTTGATCAAGAAATTCACTTCCTCTCATAATAACCCGAGAGTCCCAATTTGGAAGTCTATACAATATATGGATCATGAAGGTATGGATCTACTTAGGCATCCTGCCGAGGAAGGGGCGGCGGAAAAGTGGGAAGCGTATTTGGATAggaccaag AACACGATTTGCGGTAGAAATCCAATCACAGTCTTACTTCATCTGATTCAACATATCTATCTGACCAAACCCGATTCCGCGAAACCTGTATTCACCTTTGTGAGGTATGAACAAAGTAGTAAATGTTTTGACGGTAAGGATAGCAGTGTTAGTTACGTTAGTGGGGTATTGAGAGTACCTCATTGA